From Rhodamnia argentea isolate NSW1041297 chromosome 10, ASM2092103v1, whole genome shotgun sequence, a single genomic window includes:
- the LOC115752338 gene encoding fasciclin-like arabinogalactan protein 21, with protein MASCSWWPLPIYSVVSVALAFMAISATLRSTGESPVAPSSSPSSRQLPLNASRALGRAGFAAMAALLPIAPELFFSSPNATIFVIKDSFMANLSLSPWLMEEVLRYHASPLKLSVDDLLKMPRGSCLPTLLAKKNVVITRSDAEHRLVEINRVAITHPNVFLGERLAIHGVLRPLLHKEQDLCLVQSSKCDHNPRSVSAVGKEQYLVDWGRVIQSLSSNGFVSFAIGLQSVLDGILGDNGHLASVTVFAPADFGFVASDSAILERMVRFHILPHKYTRAELTGLPDKASLRTLLPGRDLKICRKTAACNADTNRRTRVAINGLEIGAPDICKSRNFVIHGISRALDIAEAEGSRKW; from the coding sequence ATGGCTTCTTGTTCGTGGTGGCCCTTGCCGATCTACTCCGTCGTCTCGGTGGCCTTGGCCTTCATGGCCATCTCCGCAACCCTTCGCTCAACCGGTGAGAGTCCCGTAGCGCCTTCGAGCAGCCCCAGTTCGCGCCAACTCCCGTTGAATGCCTCGAGAGCTCTCGGGAGAGCTGGGTTCGCTGCGATGGCAGCGCTCCTTCCCATCGCTCCTGAactgttcttttcttctcctaaCGCGACCATCTTCGTGATCAAGGACTCATTCATGGCCAACCTCTCTTTGTCTCCGTGGCTGATGGAGGAAGTCCTTCGGTACCACGCCTCTCCATTGAAACTCTCAGTGGACGATCTCCTGAAGATGCCCCGAGGAAGCTGCTTGCCCACATTGCTTGCCAAGAAGAACGTCGTGATTACCAGAAGTGACGCTGAACACAGACTCGTCGAGATCAATCGGGTTGCAATAACCCATCCTAATGTTTTTCTTGGAGAGAGACTCGCGATTCATGGAGTTCTTCGGCCACTGCTGCACAAAGAACAGGATTTGTGTTTGGTCCAGTCATCCAAATGCGACCACAATCCTAGATCGGTGTCGGCTGTTGGGAAGGAGCAATATCTTGTCGATTGGGGTCGAGTAATCCAATCGCTGAGCTCCAATGGATTCGTTTCCTTTGCAATTGGATTGCAGTCTGTTCTTGACGGAATTCTTGGCGACAACGGGCACTTGGCTTCAGTGACAGTCTTTGCACCAGCTGATTTTGGGTTCGTAGCTTCAGACTCGGCAATTCTTGAGAGGATGGTTAGGTTCCACATCTTACCCCACAAGTACACACGCGCGGAACTCACAGGGTTGCCCGACAAAGCATCTCTTAGGACGCTTCTTCCTGGTAGGGATCTCAAGATTTGCAGAAAAACTGCAGCTTGTAATGCCGATACGAACCGAAGAACTAGAGTGGCCATTAACGGATTAGAGATTGGAGCCCCAGATATTTGCAAATCAAGAAATTTCGTGATTCATGGCATATCTCGAGCATTGGATATAGCAGAAGCAGAAGGTTCAAGAAAGTGGTGA
- the LOC115752365 gene encoding uncharacterized protein LOC115752365 isoform X2, with amino-acid sequence MKWAESCSSGRISTNSSAASSSSLSGWEEDAEGSYPHSTTAIFPLRTMERHVQTFLNKLSFASVAVATCTLVLLFLRTPQTCLPPTAAARHRFPRSSCDSARREFLPLDKKNKRLWSSRAFRGQVLSYRRFFDSIRDLGLLRNHSKVLCVSAGAGHEVMALSESGVADVTGVELIDSPPLILCKMLSCMIETLRENCDNPGQFCNIRKLCDFCFCAFCSDGFLYAQFRVRVTLV; translated from the exons ATGAAATGGGCCGAATCCTGCTCGAGCGGACGCATTTCCACGAATAGCTCGGCTGCATCGTCGTCATCTCTCTCTGGGTGGGAAGAAGATGCAGAGGGCTCGTACCCCCACTCCACGACTGCAATATTCCCACTGAGAACGATGGAAAGGCACGTTCAGACGTTCCTCAACAAGCTCTCCTTCGCCTCCGTCGCCGTCGCCACCTGCACCCtcgtcctcctcttcctccgaACACCCCAGACCTGCCTcccacccaccgccgccgcccgccaccGCTTCCCCAGATCCTCCTGCGACTCCGCCCGCCGCGAGTTCCTCCCTCTCGACAAGAAGAACAAGCGCCTCTGGTCCTCCCGCGCCTTCCGCGGCCAAGTCCTCTCCTACCGGCGCTTCTTCGACTCGATCCGCGATCTGGGCCTCCTCCGCAACCACTCCAAGGTCCTCTGCGTCTCCGCCGGGGCCGGCCACGAGGTCATGGCGCTGTCCGAGTCGGGGGTCGCCGACGTCACCGGGGTCGAATTGATCGACTCCCCGCCTCTG ATCCTTTGCAAAATGCTCTCATGTATGATTGAAACTTTGCGTGAGAACTGTGATAATCCTGGGCAATTTTGTAACATCAGAAAACTGTGTGATTTCTGCTTCTGTGCCTTTTGCTCCGACGGCTTCCTTTATGCTCAGTTCCGTGTGCGGGTTACACTTGTGTGA
- the LOC115752365 gene encoding uncharacterized protein LOC115752365 isoform X1, translated as MKWAESCSSGRISTNSSAASSSSLSGWEEDAEGSYPHSTTAIFPLRTMERHVQTFLNKLSFASVAVATCTLVLLFLRTPQTCLPPTAAARHRFPRSSCDSARREFLPLDKKNKRLWSSRAFRGQVLSYRRFFDSIRDLGLLRNHSKVLCVSAGAGHEVMALSESGVADVTGVELIDSPPLVSRADPHNLPFFDGVFDLAFSGHLEEALFPSRFAAEMERTVRVGGACVVVVEECGDAEVEEIVGLFRKSRLLGAVNVTLIGLKMTRIILRVKASS; from the coding sequence ATGAAATGGGCCGAATCCTGCTCGAGCGGACGCATTTCCACGAATAGCTCGGCTGCATCGTCGTCATCTCTCTCTGGGTGGGAAGAAGATGCAGAGGGCTCGTACCCCCACTCCACGACTGCAATATTCCCACTGAGAACGATGGAAAGGCACGTTCAGACGTTCCTCAACAAGCTCTCCTTCGCCTCCGTCGCCGTCGCCACCTGCACCCtcgtcctcctcttcctccgaACACCCCAGACCTGCCTcccacccaccgccgccgcccgccaccGCTTCCCCAGATCCTCCTGCGACTCCGCCCGCCGCGAGTTCCTCCCTCTCGACAAGAAGAACAAGCGCCTCTGGTCCTCCCGCGCCTTCCGCGGCCAAGTCCTCTCCTACCGGCGCTTCTTCGACTCGATCCGCGATCTGGGCCTCCTCCGCAACCACTCCAAGGTCCTCTGCGTCTCCGCCGGGGCCGGCCACGAGGTCATGGCGCTGTCCGAGTCGGGGGTCGCCGACGTCACCGGGGTCGAATTGATCGACTCCCCGCCTCTGGTAAGCCGCGCTGATCCGCACAATTTGCCCTTCTTTGATGGGGTTTTCGATCTGGCGTTTAGCGGGCATTTGGAGGAGGCTCTGTTCCCGTCGCGGTTCGCGGCGGAGATGGAGAGGACGGTGAGGGTCGGTGGCGCTTGTGTGGTTGTCGTGGAGGAGTGTGGGGATGCGGAGGTGGAGGAGATTGTGGGTTTGTTTAGGAAGTCGAGACTTTTGGGTGCTGTTAATGTTACTTTGATTGGATTGAAGATGACTAGAATTATATTGAGAGTTAAAGCTTCTTCCTGA
- the LOC115752337 gene encoding putative F-box/FBD/LRR-repeat protein At4g03220 encodes METRSAKRRRLSLLQDGTGDHDASLGPPTRHGRHIGDLPDDVLRYIFTFLPIKSIARTSLVSKRWAALWRSLPDLDFTTIESSDRGISALEKLIMSNGPNLEFPQGFLKFLYMVDPEQDFIRQVLKHRSQSPQPGDGLRLLRFCAYLSFTRLNNLMRDAFRHKVKALDIEVATKDYFNLPKRVATSEHLQDFRFVSRFPGFRLPPLSTMKNGFRSLRKLHLSGVILHNQPFLMDLFTESSFPALRKLSLSKCFGLEKISIKCGALEIVVVKNCSKMNFLEVRGLKLERLRVSGCFPRGRHKSVLNICAPRLDVLDWEGSDVPDHCCLHNSNPAIRVSLGFSSIKVEDIHGKPAKSLLRFLSRISHARSLRMDSLSIKILGNMDGLEALRPFKNLAHLELSTFTGRAYIPPLVSLFMNAPFAECLHIKLAPDHNMRKNQLNGNLAHLWDVCVSEEEKQWEIRSKSMGSFLDHLKVVKVTGLLDSEEEASLAKFLLRHGKSLNNMILCLEAGKVKDSTLKQKIRSRIVEFSDAASNAKVSFC; translated from the exons ATGGAGACCAGATCGGCCAAGAGAAGAAGGCTCTCGCTTCTCCAGGACGGAACTGGAGACCACGATGCCTCCTTAGGTCCGCCAACTCGTCATGGTCGTCACATCGGCGATCTTCCTGACGATGTTCTTCGCTACATATTCACGTTCTTGCCCATCAAGTCCATCGCGAGGACGAGCCTCGTGTCGAAACGTTGGGCTGCTCTCTGGCGCTCCTTGCCCGATCTTGACTTCACGACCATTGAGTCATCCGACCGAGGCATCTCCGCCCTCGAGAAGCTCATCATGTCCAATGGCCCGAACCTTGAGTTCCCTCAAGGGTTCCTGAAGTTCCTCTACATGGTCGACCCCGAGCAGGATTTCATCAGGCAGGTGCTGAAACACCGCAGCCAATCGCCGCAGCCCGGGGATGGCTTGAGGCTCCTCCGGTTCTGTGCATACCTGAGCTTCACACGCCTGAACAACCTGATGCGTGATGCCTTCAGGCACAAGGTGAAAGCGCTCGACATCGAGGTGGCAACCAAGGACTACTTCAATCTGCCAAAGCGCGTCGCGACAAGCGAGCACCTGCAGGACTTCAGGTTCGTGTCACGGTTCCCGGGATTCCGGTTGCCACCACTGTCGACGATGAAGAATGGTTTCCGGTCCCTGCGGAAGTTGCACCTCTCGGGGGTGATCCTACATAACCAACCCTTTCTCATGGATTTGTTTACGGAGTCCTCATTCCCGGCGCTCCGGAAGTTGAGCCTTTCAAAGTGTTTCGGATTGGAGAAGATCAGCATCAAGTGTGGGGCTTTAGAGATTGTAGTCGTAAAGAATTGTTCCAAGATGAATTTCTTGGAAGTTCGCGGTCTGAAGTTGGAGAGATTAAGAGTGTCGGGTTGTTTTCCTAGAGGAAGGCATAAGAGCGTGTTGAACATCTGCGCACCTCGACTAGATGTTCTCGATTGGGAAGGCAGCGATGTTCCCGACCATTGTTGCTTGCATAACTCGAATCCCGCTATTAGGGTTTCCCTTGGTTTTTCGAGCATCAAGGTTGAGGACATTCATGGAAAGCCTGCCAAGAGTTTATTGAGATTCTTGTCCAGGATCTCTCATGCTCGGTCCTTGCGAATGGACTCGCTATCCATCAAG ATTCTAGGAAACATGGACGGCTTGGAGGCTCTGCGGCCATTCAAGAACCTTGCACATTTGGAGCTTTCTACCTTTACCGGCAGAGCCTATATCCCACCGCTAGTTTCTCTGTTCATGAATGCTCCATTCGCGGAATGTCTCCATATCAAGTTGGCTCCGGACCACAACATGCGCAAGAAT CAATTGAATGGAAACTTGGCACACTTGTGGGATGTGTGTGTCTCCGAGGAAGAGAAGCAGTGGGAAATCCGCAGTAAATCCATGGGATCCTTTCTTGATCACCTGAAGGTTGTGAAGGTAACGGGGCTTTTGGACTCCGAGGAGGAAGCGAGCCTCGCGAAGTTCCTGCTCAGGCATGGGAAGTCCTTGAACAATATGATCCTGTGCTTAGAGGCTGGCAAGGTCAAAGATTCTACTCTCAAGCAGAAAATCAGATCCCGAATCGTGGAATTCTCCGACGCGGCTTCTAATGCTAAAGTTTCCTTTTGTTAG